The window CGGATCTCCCTGTCCCGCTTCCAGATACGTCGTTCTCAGACCGTCCACCAGCACCTCGCGCCGATCGGTCACCTCGCCTCACGGTTCGTCTGGGCGAAGGCGAGCACCTGGGCGGCCAGCAGTTCGAGCTGGTTGGCGACCGCCTTGCCCTGATCGGTGTCCGCGAGATCGCCGGAGGGATCCCAGATCGGATCGGCCGAGTTGATCGCCACCCCCAGTGGGGTCGGCCACGCCCGCAGCGCGTGCCCGATGCTGCGCAGCTGCGTCAGGGTACCGACGGCGGCCTGCCACCCGTAGGCGCAACTGATGCACCCCCACGGGGTGTTGTCGAGATAGACGCGAGGGTCCTCGCGCAGGTCCTCGATGTAGTCGAGCGCGTTCTTCACCAGCCCGGACACCGCCCCGTGGTAGCCGGGTGAGCCGACCACGACGGCGTCGGCGTCCCGCAGCGATTTGACCAGTTCCAGTGCGCGCGGGGTCCTTTCCAGCTCGTGGGGCGCATACATCGGCAGATCGAGATCCTCGGCGGCGAACAGCCTCGTCCGGCCACCCTGCTTCTCCACCGCCGTCAGGCAGTAGCGCAACGCGCGCTCGGTCGACGAATTGGCACGCAGGGTTCCGCCGAGACCGACGATGAACGGCTGAGTTGATGTCACGGTATCCCTCACTTGATCGCGATCGGGCTGACAGGTGCGCCGACCGCACCGACCACCTTCAACGGCGGTGCGACGAGCTGGAATTCGTAGACGCCGTCTGCCGCGCAGTCGGCGGCCAGCGGTCCGAGGTCCCAGTACTCCCCGAGCATCAGGCCCATGTCGCGCAGACACAGCATGTGCATCGGCAGGAAGGTCCCTTCCACGCCGTTGGCGGGGTTGGGGTCCTCGACCATCAGATTGTCCGACGCGACCGCGGCGACCTCGTGTCGGTGCAGCCATTTCGCACACGTCCAGTGCAGACCCGAGCCGGCCTCACCGCCGTCGCCGGTGGCCAGAAACCGTGTCCACCAGCCGGTGTGGACGACGACGATGTCCCCGGAGCGGATCTCGACCTGCTGGCGGGCGACGATCTCGTCGAGTTCGTCGGGGGTGATCGGTTCGCCCGGTTCGCAGAAGACGTCGGCGCCACGGTGGGCGACGACGTCGAGCAGCACGCCGCGCGACGTGATCCCCTTGCGGTCGACCTTCTCGATGCCGAGGTGGAAGGCTCCGAAGCTGGTCACGGAGTCGGCCGGAAAGCCGTTGTACAGCTTGTCTTCGTAATACACGTGCGACATCGCGTCCCACTGGGTCGCGGCCTGCAGCGGCATCACGATGATGTCGTCGTTGAACCGGAACGGGTTGTCGGCGAAGAACGCGCTCATGTCGGCGGCGACCGCGTTGCGCAACCACTTCGGTCCGTATTCGACCAGCGTCGAGGCGTCCCCGCCGTCGACGGTCATCACATGCACCGGATTCTGCCGGAACTTGAACGCGCCCTGTGGTCCGCCCGAGCTGAAGTCCCCGCCGAGCGAGATCACCTTGCCCTGGGTGACCAGTCGGGCCGCCTCGGCGACCTTCTCCGGGGTGATGAAATTCAGGGTGCCGACTTCGTCGTCGTCGCCCCACCGCCCCCAGTTGCGGACCTCGTCGGCCGCCTTCCGGAAGTCAGCCATGGTGCCGGTCATAGTCACGCTCCTGTCAATTCCCTTGTGCCAGGGGTTCGTCGAACATCTGCGAGGCGATGCGCCGGCCGAGTATCCCGCCGTCGGTCCACAGCACCTGACCCGAGATGTAGCCGGCTGCCCGGCTACCGAGGAAGACCAGAACGGCGGCCTGCTCCTCGGGCGTCGACACCCGTCCCAGCGGTGCGGTGAACGAGTCGAGGTACTGCTGGCCGTACGCCGACCGCAACTGGTCGAGGATCGGTGTCTCGGTGACGCCCGGTGCGGTGCAGTTGACACGGATGCCGCGCGCGCCCAGGTCGGTCACACGCTGCATGCCGTACAGAATGATCGCCTCCTTCGACTGGCGGTACCCGCCGTCCGCCAGCGCCTCGGGATGATCAGCACACCACCGCAGCCCCTCGTCCACCGATCGGGTGGCGAGCAGGCCTGCGGTGACGTGCGCGTTCTCCCGGTACGCCGACGCCGCCAGCGACGACACGTTGGTGACCGCGCCGCCCGCCGGCATCCTGTCGAGAAGGGATTCGGTGAACTGCCGCATGCCCAGGAAATTGATGCGCAGGACCAGCAGTGGATCACCGATCCCCGAGGACACCCCGGCCACGTTGAACAGCGCGTCGACCGCGCCGTCGACGGCCGCAGCGGCCGCCCGCACCGAGTCCTGGTCGGCAAGGTCGACGGAGATGAAGTCGGTGAGCGCCGAAACATCCTCCGGTGCGCGGACATCCAGGCCGGTCACCCGGGCCCCGAGGTCGTGCAGAAGGCGTGCGGCCTGCGCTCCGATACCCGACGCGCAGCCTGTCACGACGACGTGCCTGCCGTCGTAGCGCACCAGTTCACCGAGAGCGCTCACCGTCAGCCCGCGGCTTCCTTCGCCGCCCTGGCGTCCTTCTCGGCCTGAGCGGCCTTGACGCGGCCCTCATTGATCTCGGCCATCGCCTCGGGGATCTCACCGGCGGTGAACTTGCCGCCGCGGCCGGTGGGAAGTCCGCCGAACGAGTAGGTCTCGTCGAACATCGGTGCGTCCCAGCTCTGCCTGCGCGCCTCGACCTTCTCGATCACCGGCTCCAGGCGCTTGGCCTTGTCCTTGACCGCCTTCTCGTCGCGCTCGATGAACTCGGGCAGGATGTCGCGGCCCATGATCTCGATGGACTCCATGGTGCCCTCGTGGCTACGCGGGTTGAGCAGCAGGATGATCTCGTCGACACCGCTGGCCTCGTAGCCGCGCAGGAACTCGCGCACGGTCTCGGGTGAGCCGATCGCGCCGCGACCCGGTCCGTAGGCCAGGGTGGGGTCTTCCTTGACGGCCTTCTCGTACAGTTCCCACACCCCGGTGCGACCGGGGGTGTGCATCCCCGTCAGGTAGTAGTGCATGATCCCGAACGAGAAGAAGCCGCCGCCGATTCCGAGTCGCTTGAGGGCCTCCTCGTCGGTCTTGGCCACCATCATCGACAGGTCGCCACCGATCGCGAGGAGGTTCGGGTTGATCGCCGGTGTGATCGGCGTGCCCTTCTCCTCGAAGTCCTTGTAGTAGCCGTCCACCCGGTCCTTGAGCGCCTCGGGGCCGGTGTAGGCGAAACTCAGTGCGCCGATGGCCTTCTCGGCGGCCATCCCGACCGAGGACGGACGGGTGCACGCGACCCAGACCGGCGGGTGCGGTTGCTGCAGCGGCTTGGGGATCACGTTGCGCGCCGGCATCTCGACGTGCTCACCCTTGAAGCCGGTGAACGGCGCCTCGGTCATGCAGCGGATGGAGACCTCCAGCGCCTCCTCCCACTGCGCGCGCTTGTCGGCGGGGTCGATGTTGAACCCGCCCAGCTCGGCCACCGACGAGCCCTCGCCCGTGCCGAACTCGACGCGACCGTTGGACAGATGGTCGAGGGTGGCGACCCGCTCGGCGATGCGCGCGGGATGGTTGATCGGCGGCGGAAGGTGCATGACACCGAACCCGAGGCGGATGTTCTTGGTGCGCTGGCTCGCAGCGGCCAGGAACAGCTCGGGCGCGGTGGAGTGGCAGTACTCCTCGAGGAAGTGGTGTTCGGTCAGCCACACCGTCGAGAAGCCGGCCTTGTCGGCGAGTTCGACTTCATCGAGACCGTGCTGGAACAACTGGTGCTCGTCGTCGTCCGACCACGGCCGCGGGAGCGGGAACTCGTAGAACAGTGAAATCTTCATTACTGGTTACCTCCTTGAAGGTCCGGGGCTTGGAGCGGCTGATCGTCGAGGGCTGTCAGGGTTTCGGTTTCCGCGATGTGGCGGGCGGCCACGTACCCGAAGGCCATGGCCGGTCCGATGGTGGCGCCTGCGCCGGCGTAGCTGCGGCCCATCACCGCGGACGACGCATTGCCGACCGCATAGAGGCCGGGGATCGCCGAGTCGTCGGAGCGCAGGACGCGGGCGAACTCGTCGGTGCGCAGTCCGCCCGAGGTCCCGAGGTCGCCGAGGATGATCTGGAACGCGTAGTAGGGCGGTTTCCCGAGCGGATACAGGTTCGGGTTGGGAAGGGTCTGATCGCCGTAGTAGTTGTCGTATGCGCTGTCCCCGCGGCAGAAGTCGTCGTCGTGCCCTTTGGCCGCCAGCGCGTTGAACCGCTCGGCGGTGTTGCGTAGTTCGGTTCCGGGCACCCCGATCTCGCGGGCCAGGTCCTCCCAGGTGTGGCCCTGCTTGACCACGCCGGAGTCCAGCCAGGCCTGCGGAACCTTCCACCCGGTGGGCACCGGTGCGAACGGCACCTTCGGGATCGGCAGGTGTCCGCCGACGACGTACCGGTGGAACGATCGGATGTCGGTGATCAGCCAGCACGGGATGTGCGTGACGCCGGAACGCTGTCCCTCGATCATCGCGTGCGCGAAGTCCATGTACGGGGCTGCCTCGTTGATGAACCGCTTACCGGCGCCGTTGACGATGAACTGTGCCGGCATCATGCGTTCGTTCAGCATGAACTGCAGCCGGCCGTCGGGCCAGCAGATCGCCGGAAACCACCATGCCTCGTCCAGCAGTTCCGTTGCCCCGCCGACCTTCTCGCCTGCCCGGATGCCGTCGCCCATGGCTGCGGGGTTGCCGAAGCTCCAGTCCTTGCCCTCGGGGGCCATCTCGCGCACCCGGGCCAGTTCGGGCAGATGCTGCAGACGCCGTTGCATGTCGTGGTCGAATCCCCCGCTGGCCAGCACGACGCCCCGGTCGGCCCGCACCCGGAGTGTGCGACCGTCCCTCTCGACGGCCGCCCCGATCACCCGTGCGTCCGGGCCGTCGTGGTCGGTGATCAGCTCGGTCATCGGGGAATTCAGCCACAGAGGGATGTCCTGCTGTTTCATCGCCAGCCGCAGGCGAGCCGACAGCGACTGCCCGATCGCGGCCATCCTGTCACCGAAGACCCGCGCCCGGAACATCCGCCAGATCAGTTTCACCAGAACGGCTTTGCCCTTCCAGGACTGCCGGACCTGGTAGAACAGGCGCAGATCTTTGGGCGCGAACCAGATTCCCTTCGGTGCGAGGGCGAGCGGGGTGAGCAGATTCTGTTCCTCGTCGCCCAGCGTGCGCAGGTCGATCTCGGGAACGTTGATGGTGCTGCCCAGCGCCGAACCGCCGGGCAGTTCGGGATAGTAGTCGGCGTAGCCGGGCTTCCACACGAATTCCAGCCAAGGGCTGAGGTTTTCGAGGAACTCCATCATCTCCGGAGCGGCCTCGACGTACTTGCGCAACCGGGCGTCGCTGACCAGCCCGCCGGTGATTTGCTTGAGGTAGGTGACCACCTGCTCAGGGTCGACAACGTGGCCCTCGCGGCGCTGCGACGGCGCTCCCGGAACCCAGATGCCACCTCCGGACAATGCCGTCGAACCGCCGAAGCGGGGCGACTTCTCCACCACCAGCGTGTCGAGCCCCGCGGCATCGGCGGCCAGGGCGGCGGTCATCCCGCCGCCGCCGGAACCGACGACCAGCACGTCGGTGACGTGGTCGAAGGACTGGACGGTCGATCGGCGCTCGGTCATGTGGTCACCGCCGTTCGGATCGCGAACCCGGCGATCAATTCCGGTGCGGCGCGGTAGAACCGGTTCTCCGTCACATACTCCCCCTGCGCCGCGAGCGCGGCGAACGCCGCGATCCAGGTCCTGACCTCGTGGGCGGAGTTACCCGCCTGCTCGGCGATCCAGCCGTTGTCCCAGCGGTCCACCTCGGCGAGCCGGCCGCTGTCGACGATGTCGAGGAATTCGCGATCCCAGTCCGGGTTCAGCGGAGCCAACGTACCTCTGCCCGAGGCGAATTCCCTCGCCGCCTCGATCACCGCGGTCTGGCGTGCCTGTCGCTGGTCGGTGGTCATCGGGACGCCGCGCACGATACGGTCCAGCGCGGCGGGCGGCGCCGTCGCCAGCGTGGGCACCGGGGGGTCGTGCGACAACCCTCCCGAGCCGATGACCAGCACCCGCTTGCCCAGCGTCGCCAGGTGGGCGCCGACGGCGGCGCCCAGCGCCCGCACCCGTCTGATCGGCCCCAGCGGGGTCGCGACCGAGTTGATGAACACCGGGATCACCGGTTTCGCGGTGGCGTCACCGAACAGCTTCTGCAACGGCTGGACGGTGCCGTGGTCGACGTCCATCGCCGCGGAGAGCGCCACGTCGACGTCGTGATCGAGTACCGCGCGCGCACAGTCGGTGGCCAGGTCCGACGGGACATCGAGTGGCCCCTCGTGAGTCCCGTAATCTCCGACCCCTTCTGCGGCGGTGCCGATACAGAACGGCGGCATGGCGCGGTAGAAGAACCCGTTGTAGTGGTCGGGTGAGAACGTGACGACGAGCTCGGGATCGAACTCGGCGACAAAATCCCTGGCCGCGGCGATCGCCTTGTCGATCTCGTCAAGAAGTTCCTGCGCCGGTCCCGGAAGATTCAGCAGCGGGCTGTGCGACATGCAGCACAGCGCGATCTGGCTTTTCGCCATCGGTCCCTCCTCCCTGGGTCAGATGCGCTCCGCCGGTGAGGTGGAGCGCGGCGAACAGTCCCTCCGATATCTCGGGTGCACGCTGCGCGATGCAGGCCGCGGCGATACAGCGATCGGGTCGCACGAACAGCACGGATTCGGTGTGGACGTCGAACCACGCCTTGAGCGCACCGGTACGGTCGCCGATCACCGCGACGTCGGGATCGTCGTGGCCGGGCCACCTCAGCTGCGACATGGGCCGCACCTCGACAAACGTGGCGCCCAACGCTTTCCACCGCCCGAACGCCTCTTCACCGAGTACGGCTCGCAGGTTGTTGCTCCAGCACACGACCGCGAAGCCGGTGCCGAGCACGTCGTCGAGCAGGGCGTTCTGGGTGTCCCGGGTGTCGACGCGGGGCTGGATGAACAACGTGCCCGTGGGCGAGTTGGGCGCCGCGTGGGCGTGGTGCAGGACCGCCCCCTGCTGATAGCGCGGCATCGGCTTGAACCGCATCTCCAGCACATACCGTTTCAGTGACGGCACCGCCGACGCCGCGTGAATCACGCGGTCACGCAGCGCCGCCACCTTGCGGTTGGTCGGCGAGATCACCCTGCCCACCATCGTGGAGAGGTCGATCATCGCACGCGCGTGTTTGCGGCGTTCGATGTCGTAGGTGTCCAGAAGTTCCTCGCCCGCCCTGCCGGTGACGACGGCGGCGAGTTTCCAGCCGAGGTTCGCCGCGTCCCGGATGCCGCTGTTGTAGCCCTGCCCCTGCCACACCGGCATCAGGTGCGCGGCGTCACCGGCGAGCATCAGGCGGCCTTCGCGGAACGATCCGGCGATCCTGGAGTGGTGGGTGTAGACGCGGTGCCGAATCATGTCGACGCGCTCGGGATACGGGATCAGCTGGCCCAGCATGCGCCGCACGAAGGCCGGATCATCGGCCTCTTCGTCGGTCTCGTCGGGATGGATCATGAACTCGAAGCGGCGGATTCCGTGGGCGATGGCGATCGAGACGTAGGGGCGTCTCGGGTCGGCGCCGACCTCGCTGTTGGGATGGCCGAGCGGGTCGTTGGCGATGTCGACGACGAGCCAGCGGGTCGACGACGTCGTTCCGTCGAACGACACGCCCATCAGACGGCGTGTCACACTTCGCCCGCCGTCGCATCCGACGACATAGCGCGCCGACACCGATGCCTGCCCGCCGTCGAACTCGACCTCGACGCGGTCGTTGGTCTGTGTGCACTGGTGCATCCGATGGCCGAACCGGACCTCCACGTTGTCGAAACGCTCCAGCCCGCCGAACAATTCGGCGTCGACCATCGGTTGGACGAAGCCGTTGCGCTTCGGCCAACCGAACCGGGCATCGGGGGGCGCCATTTCGGCGAGGAGGTTTCGCTTGGCGTCGAAGAACCGCAGGATCTGGTTGGGCACGGTGTGCGGCAGAACGCGGTCGACGAGGCCGATCGCCTGGAACGTGCGCAGCGACTCGTCGTCCAGACCGACACCTCGGGGGTAGTCGATGAGCTTGTCGCGCTCGTCGACGACCAGGACGCGTACGCCTTCCAGACCGAGGATGTTGGCCAGGGTCAGCCCGGCCGGGCCGGCTCCGACGATGACGACGTCGACGTCCGTCTGTTCGGTCATGCGCGCCCCAGCAGGAAGTCCAGATGTAGCCGGTCGAAGGTCTTGGGGTCCTCGTACTGGGGCCAGTGCCCGCACCCCGGCATGACCTCGAACCGGGCGCCGGGGATCATCGACGCGATGCGGCGGCCCTCCTCGACATCCGCGGTGGGGTCGTCGCTCGTCCACACCACCAGGGTGGGCGCAGTGATCACACCGTACTCGTTGGGCCCCAACAGATTCCGCTGCCGTATCTCGGGGTCCTGGAGGGCCATGATGTCGCGCATCGCATCGGCGAAACCCGGCTGCCGGTAGACGCGCTGGCGGCTGGCGACGATGTCGTCGTAATCCTTCGACTTGTCGGCCATCAGCCACTTGATGCGCGCCTGCACGGTGTCCCAGGTCGGGTTCTCGGCCGCCGCCATCGAAAGGGTGATGATCCGCTTCATCACCTCCGGGTCCGCCTGCGAACCACCGGCGGTGTTGAGCACCAGCCGGTCGACGCGCTCCGGACGATCGGCGGCGATACGGGCTGCCACCCAGCCGCCGAGAGACTCGCCGCTGATGTGGGCACGACGGGCGCCGATCGCGTCCAGGAATGCGGCGAGATGGTCGACGTAGTGCCGGATTTCGAGTGGGTGCCCCGGCTTGTCGGTATAGCCGTGGCCGAGCATGTCGATCGACCACGTGGAGAAGTGCTCGGCATGCGCCTCAAGGTTGCGCACGTAGGCCTCGGCATGACCTCCGGAGCCGTGCAGGAAGACCAGCGCCGGATCGGTGGGGTCGCCGGCATGGAGGTAGCGGGTGCGCACGCCGCCGGCGTCGAGGTATCCCTGTGAGAACGCGACACCCTGCAGGTCGCTCCACACGCTCTCGAACTCCGCCACCTCTGTACTCCCTCCGTGGAGTCCCCGTCCGAAACCTTGACGGCGAGAATCGAATTCTCGTACTTTGTAAGCGTTCTGCTCATTTATCGCACATACATGTGCACTATAGTCAGAGCATCACTCTCGCGAGAGCGTCTGTCAAGGAAGGTCCGAATGGCTGATCCCGGAAACGCGAACGCGGGTCCCGGCGCCCCCGGATCCCAGACACTCGCCCGCGGCCTCAACGCGCTGCAGTTGGTGGCCGGCTCACCGAACGGCCTCACCGTCGCGCAGGTCGCCGAGGACATCGGGGTGCACCGCACCATCGCCTATCGCCTGCTCAGCACGCTGGCCCAGTACCGGTTCGTCAGCAAGGGCGAGGACGGACGCTACCGCTCCGCCGCCGCGCTCGCGGTGCTCGGTGCGTCCTTCGACAACAACGTCCGGCAACTGTGCGTGCCCACCCTGCGCGGCCTGGCCGACGAACTCGGCACCACCGTGTCGCTGCTCGTCGCCGAGGGCGATCAGCAGGTGGCGATCGCGGTGATGGTGCCCACCAACGTCTTCTATCAACTGTCGTTCCACGAGGGCAGCCGTTATCCGCTGGACCGCGGCGCGGCCGGGATCGCGCTGCTGGCCAGCATGTCGCCCCGCCCTCAGGAGCGCGATCTGGTCCGCCAGGCACGCCAGCAGGGCTGGGTGATCACCCACGGCGAGATCGAGCCCAACACCTTCGGCCTCGCAGTGCCCGTGCGGCGCCGGCAACCGTCACCGCCCACCTGCATCAATCTGATCTCGCACCGCGAGGACGTCGTCATCGACGGACGCGACGCAGTCATCAAGGCTGCCAACGAATTATCGGCGGTCCTGAGCTGACCAGGCTCCGGACATCCACAGGAAGGAGACCGCGGTGACCGAGTGGGACCACGAGGTCGATGTCGTCGTACTCGGCAGCGGAGGGGCCGGCCTGACCGCTGCGCTCGCCGCGTCGGTCAACGGCGCCACCGTGGAGGTGTACGAGAAGGCGGCCACGGTGGGCGGGACGACCGCGGTGTCCGGGGGCATCGTGTGGATACCGGCGCACGACCGCGCCGAGGGCGAACTGACCGCCGACGACGCGATGGCCTACCTGCGTGCGCAGTCGCTCGGATTCATGGACGAGGACCTGGTCGAGACGTTCGTCAGGACCGGCGCGCGAATGCTCGACTTCGTCGAACAGCACAGCGACCTCGTGTTCGAGGTCGCCGCGGGCTTCCCCGACTACAAACCCGAACTGCCCGGCGGGAAACCGGCCGGCGGTCGTTCCCTCAACGCCAAACCGTTCGACCTGTCCCTGCTCGGCGACTGGGGTGAGCGGATCTCCTCCTTTCCCGCCGACTTCAGCAACGTCGGCATCGACGCCGAGACGCGCGCACGCATCCACGCCGCGGTCGACGAGGCCGGCGACTACTGCGTCGCGGGAACAGCGCTGATCGCAGGCTTGCTCAAGGGGCTGCTCGACCGCGGCGTCGTCCCGCACACCCAGGCCCGCGCCGTCGAGCTGACCGCTGACCCCCTGGGAATCACCGGCGTGCGAATCGAACAGGGCAGCAACGACTTCCGGGTCCGCGCCCGCAAGGCCGTCATCCTCGGCACCGGCGGCTTCGAATGGGACCAGCGCCTGGTCGAGGCCTACCTGAGGGGTCCCATGCGCGGCGCGGTCTCCCCTCCGAACAACACCGGCGACGGGTTGCGGATGGCCATGGCGCACGGCGCCGACC is drawn from Mycolicibacterium gilvum and contains these coding sequences:
- a CDS encoding NADPH-dependent FMN reductase — protein: MTSTQPFIVGLGGTLRANSSTERALRYCLTAVEKQGGRTRLFAAEDLDLPMYAPHELERTPRALELVKSLRDADAVVVGSPGYHGAVSGLVKNALDYIEDLREDPRVYLDNTPWGCISCAYGWQAAVGTLTQLRSIGHALRAWPTPLGVAINSADPIWDPSGDLADTDQGKAVANQLELLAAQVLAFAQTNREAR
- a CDS encoding cyclase family protein, which codes for MTGTMADFRKAADEVRNWGRWGDDDEVGTLNFITPEKVAEAARLVTQGKVISLGGDFSSGGPQGAFKFRQNPVHVMTVDGGDASTLVEYGPKWLRNAVAADMSAFFADNPFRFNDDIIVMPLQAATQWDAMSHVYYEDKLYNGFPADSVTSFGAFHLGIEKVDRKGITSRGVLLDVVAHRGADVFCEPGEPITPDELDEIVARQQVEIRSGDIVVVHTGWWTRFLATGDGGEAGSGLHWTCAKWLHRHEVAAVASDNLMVEDPNPANGVEGTFLPMHMLCLRDMGLMLGEYWDLGPLAADCAADGVYEFQLVAPPLKVVGAVGAPVSPIAIK
- a CDS encoding coniferyl-alcohol dehydrogenase produces the protein MSALGELVRYDGRHVVVTGCASGIGAQAARLLHDLGARVTGLDVRAPEDVSALTDFISVDLADQDSVRAAAAAVDGAVDALFNVAGVSSGIGDPLLVLRINFLGMRQFTESLLDRMPAGGAVTNVSSLAASAYRENAHVTAGLLATRSVDEGLRWCADHPEALADGGYRQSKEAIILYGMQRVTDLGARGIRVNCTAPGVTETPILDQLRSAYGQQYLDSFTAPLGRVSTPEEQAAVLVFLGSRAAGYISGQVLWTDGGILGRRIASQMFDEPLAQGN
- a CDS encoding LLM class flavin-dependent oxidoreductase — protein: MKISLFYEFPLPRPWSDDDEHQLFQHGLDEVELADKAGFSTVWLTEHHFLEEYCHSTAPELFLAAASQRTKNIRLGFGVMHLPPPINHPARIAERVATLDHLSNGRVEFGTGEGSSVAELGGFNIDPADKRAQWEEALEVSIRCMTEAPFTGFKGEHVEMPARNVIPKPLQQPHPPVWVACTRPSSVGMAAEKAIGALSFAYTGPEALKDRVDGYYKDFEEKGTPITPAINPNLLAIGGDLSMMVAKTDEEALKRLGIGGGFFSFGIMHYYLTGMHTPGRTGVWELYEKAVKEDPTLAYGPGRGAIGSPETVREFLRGYEASGVDEIILLLNPRSHEGTMESIEIMGRDILPEFIERDEKAVKDKAKRLEPVIEKVEARRQSWDAPMFDETYSFGGLPTGRGGKFTAGEIPEAMAEINEGRVKAAQAEKDARAAKEAAG
- a CDS encoding FAD-binding protein; protein product: MTERRSTVQSFDHVTDVLVVGSGGGGMTAALAADAAGLDTLVVEKSPRFGGSTALSGGGIWVPGAPSQRREGHVVDPEQVVTYLKQITGGLVSDARLRKYVEAAPEMMEFLENLSPWLEFVWKPGYADYYPELPGGSALGSTINVPEIDLRTLGDEEQNLLTPLALAPKGIWFAPKDLRLFYQVRQSWKGKAVLVKLIWRMFRARVFGDRMAAIGQSLSARLRLAMKQQDIPLWLNSPMTELITDHDGPDARVIGAAVERDGRTLRVRADRGVVLASGGFDHDMQRRLQHLPELARVREMAPEGKDWSFGNPAAMGDGIRAGEKVGGATELLDEAWWFPAICWPDGRLQFMLNERMMPAQFIVNGAGKRFINEAAPYMDFAHAMIEGQRSGVTHIPCWLITDIRSFHRYVVGGHLPIPKVPFAPVPTGWKVPQAWLDSGVVKQGHTWEDLAREIGVPGTELRNTAERFNALAAKGHDDDFCRGDSAYDNYYGDQTLPNPNLYPLGKPPYYAFQIILGDLGTSGGLRTDEFARVLRSDDSAIPGLYAVGNASSAVMGRSYAGAGATIGPAMAFGYVAARHIAETETLTALDDQPLQAPDLQGGNQ
- a CDS encoding 3-carboxyethylcatechol 2,3-dioxygenase: MSHSPLLNLPGPAQELLDEIDKAIAAARDFVAEFDPELVVTFSPDHYNGFFYRAMPPFCIGTAAEGVGDYGTHEGPLDVPSDLATDCARAVLDHDVDVALSAAMDVDHGTVQPLQKLFGDATAKPVIPVFINSVATPLGPIRRVRALGAAVGAHLATLGKRVLVIGSGGLSHDPPVPTLATAPPAALDRIVRGVPMTTDQRQARQTAVIEAAREFASGRGTLAPLNPDWDREFLDIVDSGRLAEVDRWDNGWIAEQAGNSAHEVRTWIAAFAALAAQGEYVTENRFYRAAPELIAGFAIRTAVTT
- a CDS encoding bifunctional 3-(3-hydroxy-phenyl)propionate/3-hydroxycinnamic acid hydroxylase — its product is MTEQTDVDVVIVGAGPAGLTLANILGLEGVRVLVVDERDKLIDYPRGVGLDDESLRTFQAIGLVDRVLPHTVPNQILRFFDAKRNLLAEMAPPDARFGWPKRNGFVQPMVDAELFGGLERFDNVEVRFGHRMHQCTQTNDRVEVEFDGGQASVSARYVVGCDGGRSVTRRLMGVSFDGTTSSTRWLVVDIANDPLGHPNSEVGADPRRPYVSIAIAHGIRRFEFMIHPDETDEEADDPAFVRRMLGQLIPYPERVDMIRHRVYTHHSRIAGSFREGRLMLAGDAAHLMPVWQGQGYNSGIRDAANLGWKLAAVVTGRAGEELLDTYDIERRKHARAMIDLSTMVGRVISPTNRKVAALRDRVIHAASAVPSLKRYVLEMRFKPMPRYQQGAVLHHAHAAPNSPTGTLFIQPRVDTRDTQNALLDDVLGTGFAVVCWSNNLRAVLGEEAFGRWKALGATFVEVRPMSQLRWPGHDDPDVAVIGDRTGALKAWFDVHTESVLFVRPDRCIAAACIAQRAPEISEGLFAALHLTGGAHLTQGGGTDGEKPDRAVLHVAQPAAESSGTGAGTS
- a CDS encoding alpha/beta fold hydrolase, with the protein product MAEFESVWSDLQGVAFSQGYLDAGGVRTRYLHAGDPTDPALVFLHGSGGHAEAYVRNLEAHAEHFSTWSIDMLGHGYTDKPGHPLEIRHYVDHLAAFLDAIGARRAHISGESLGGWVAARIAADRPERVDRLVLNTAGGSQADPEVMKRIITLSMAAAENPTWDTVQARIKWLMADKSKDYDDIVASRQRVYRQPGFADAMRDIMALQDPEIRQRNLLGPNEYGVITAPTLVVWTSDDPTADVEEGRRIASMIPGARFEVMPGCGHWPQYEDPKTFDRLHLDFLLGRA
- a CDS encoding IclR family transcriptional regulator yields the protein MADPGNANAGPGAPGSQTLARGLNALQLVAGSPNGLTVAQVAEDIGVHRTIAYRLLSTLAQYRFVSKGEDGRYRSAAALAVLGASFDNNVRQLCVPTLRGLADELGTTVSLLVAEGDQQVAIAVMVPTNVFYQLSFHEGSRYPLDRGAAGIALLASMSPRPQERDLVRQARQQGWVITHGEIEPNTFGLAVPVRRRQPSPPTCINLISHREDVVIDGRDAVIKAANELSAVLS
- a CDS encoding FAD-dependent oxidoreductase, encoding MTEWDHEVDVVVLGSGGAGLTAALAASVNGATVEVYEKAATVGGTTAVSGGIVWIPAHDRAEGELTADDAMAYLRAQSLGFMDEDLVETFVRTGARMLDFVEQHSDLVFEVAAGFPDYKPELPGGKPAGGRSLNAKPFDLSLLGDWGERISSFPADFSNVGIDAETRARIHAAVDEAGDYCVAGTALIAGLLKGLLDRGVVPHTQARAVELTADPLGITGVRIEQGSNDFRVRARKAVILGTGGFEWDQRLVEAYLRGPMRGAVSPPNNTGDGLRMAMAHGADLANMGEAWWVPIVQIPGDTFEGRPRSRSVRLERTRPRSIIVNRAGRRFLNEAGEYNSMAGPFHFLDPKLGYANDPAWIVFDSLHLKHYGFLGVDPDGPVPDWFCQSRDLEELGEKTGIDPAGLEATLSAWNTNVAAEHDPDFGRGASAYDGYWGDTDAATTAGRTLGPIDTAPYYAVPVSVGAMGTKGGPRTDRDGRVLHVNGTAITGLFAAGNAMAGATGKAYGGAGGTIGPAMVFGYRAGHAAATGTSLS